The following are from one region of the Sorghum bicolor cultivar BTx623 chromosome 2, Sorghum_bicolor_NCBIv3, whole genome shotgun sequence genome:
- the LOC110432342 gene encoding uncharacterized protein LOC110432342, which produces MARQRALHIASPSPRLPQAAARPHPAVTHSRTPAQVATREQPSAAVPEREEEPPPPRSARRQRSRDSVRSRLTCRRSRRPLPSGCPLCLTPKPRPRAPDGGRLTAGRPALKQRRSGQRQRPGHGTRREVYIGIIDRIHQELENRFNEDYLGFNFWVRHCLSGPAPAGIRGKLPCCRHRHRPPELSRRRLTVTLPCPPCCRHAVTPSSAQPLSSPGRAPALHLCCSHPLNLQHLQSLAAPLARLVFLFTPAAHSPSSLCRHIPRPVAQNEHRTQEETCSCDQLIPRWENSIHLQTEQPANFRRTRHRLFAASRTKNENSARSPCNGQLDIAISSYTSDVNFFFPLVIIVFLSFYSLQYMYCSDALNLPLH; this is translated from the exons ATGG CAAGGCAGCGAGCGCTCCACATCGCTTCCCCATCACCCCGACTCCCGCAGGCCGCCGCCAGGCCGCATCCCGCAGTCACGCACAGCCGCACGCCCGCACAGGTCGCGACTCGCGAGCAGccgagcgccgccgtgccggagCGCGAggaggagccgccgccgccgcggtccgCCAGGCGCCAGCGCTCCCGTGACTCCGTCCGCTCCCGGCTGACGTGCAGGCGCTCCCGTCGTCCGCTCCCGTCCGGCTGTCCCCTCTGCTTGACCCCCAAGCCGAGGCCTCGAGCCCCCGACGGCGGACGGCTCACGGCCGGGCGGCCGGCACTCAAGCAGCGCCGCAgcgggcagcggcagcggccagGACACGGCACACG AAGAGAAGTGTATATTGGTATTATTGATAGAATTCATCAAGAGCTTGAGAATCGGTTTAATGAG gacTACCTTGGTTTTAATTTCTGGGTCCGCCACTGCCTCTCAGGTCCTGCCCCGGCCGGCATTCGCGGGAAGCTGCCCTGCTGTCGCCATCGGCACCGCCCACCGGAGCTTAGTCGTCGTCGCCTCACAGTCACACTGCCCTGCCCTCCGTGCTGCCGTCATGCAGTCACTCCCAGCTCCGCGCAACCCCTGTCGTCGCCTGGGAGGGCGCCTGCACTTCACTTATGCTGTTCTCACCCGCTCAATCTCCAGCACCTCCAGTCCCTTGCCGCGCCACTCGCCAGATTGGTCTTCCTCTTCACGCCTGCTGCACACTCCCCTTCCTCCCTGTGCAGG CATATTCCAAGACCAGTTGCACAGAATGAGCACAGGACGCAGGAGGAAACGTGTTCATGTGACCAACTCATCCCAAG ATGGGAGAATTCAATTCACCTTCAAACCGAGCAACCCGCCAATTTTAGGCGCACCAGACACAGGCTGTTTGCAGCTTCCAGGACCAAAAACG AAAACTCAGCGCGCTCCCCATGCAATGGACAATTGGACATCGCCATAAGCTCTTACACCTCTGATGTTAACTTCTTCTTCCCATTAGTGATCATCGTCTTCTTGTCATTCTACTCGCTGCAATACATGTATTGTTCAGATGCTCTCAACCTACCTTTGCATTAG